Below is a window of Streptomyces genisteinicus DNA.
GGGTGGGTAACGGAAACCTCCGTGCAACAAGTGGCCCCTTGACTGGGGGCGCGGCCATCGGCGTTCATTCCCTGTTGGAGATTTCGCAACAATGTCCCCACCGCCGCCGCCGCGCGACCGACCGAAGGGAGGCGGGTCCATGAGGCTGCTCCTCGTCGAGGACGACGACCACGTCGCCGCCGCCCTGTCCGCCGTGCTCGCCAAGCACGGCTTCCAGGTCGTCCACGCCCGCAACGGCGAGGAGGCGCTGCGCGCCGTGCTGCCCGACAGCCATCCCGACAAGCCGCCCTTCGGCGTCGTCCTGCTCGACCTCGGGCTGCCCGACCAGGACGGCTACCAGGTCTGCGGCAAGCTGCGCACCCTGACCTCGACCCCTGTGATCATGGTCACCGCGCGCTCCGACGTGCGCTCGCGCATCCACGGGCTCAACCTCGGCGCCGACGACTACGTGGTCAAGCCGTACGACACCGGTGAACTGCTCGCCCGGATCCATGCCGTCAGCCGGCGCACCGGCCCGGGCGAGGAGACCGGGCAGCACCCCGTCCCCGGGGACGCGCTGCGGCTCGGGCCGGTGGTGATCGAGCTGTCCACCCGGCAGGTCACCGTGGACGGCTCCGCCGTCCCGCTCACCCGCAAGGAGTTCGATCTGCTGGCCCTGCTCGCCCAGCGGCCCGGAGTCGTCTTCCGGCGCGAGCAGATCATCAGCGAGGTGTGGCGCACCAGCTGGGAGGGGACCGGCCGCACCCTGGAGGTGCACGTCGCCTCGCTGCGTTCCAAGCTGCGCATGCCGGCGCTGATCGAGACCGTCCGCGGCGTGGGCTACCGGCTCGTCGCGCCCGGCGCGGCGTAGGGTCCGAGCGCCCCGGTGCGTACCCGCCTCCTCCCGCTCCTCATCGTCCTGATGGCCGGTGTGCTCCTCGCACTCGGCTTCCCGCTGGCGGTGAGCCTCGCGGCCGCCCAGCAGCAGCAGGTGGTCGTCGACCGGATCGACGACACCGTGCGCTTCGCCGCCCTGGCGCAGTTCGTCACGGACGGTCCCGAGGGCAGCGACGAGCGGCGCGCCACCCTCCAGGAGCAGCTCGACCGCTACCACGACATCTACGGAATCCGTGCGGGCGTGTTCTACCGCGAGCGCAACTCCATGGCGCGCGCCCCGCTGGAGTGGACCATCCCGTCGGACGGGGAGGGCCTCGCCGCGTTCGAGGAGGCGCTCACCGGACGCCGCAGCGAGGACCCGCCGCAGGTCTGGCCCTGGCAGAGCGGCCGGCGGCTGGTCGTCGCATCGCCCGTGGTCCGTGACGGGGACGTCGTCGCGGTCGTCTTCACCGACTCGCCGACCGGGCAGCTGCGCTCCGCCGTGCTGCGCGGCTGGCTCGTCATCGCGGCGGGGGAGGCGGCGGCGATGCTGGTCGCCGTCGGCGCGGCGTTCCGGCTCACCGGCTGGGTGCTGCGGCCGGTGCGCGTCCTGGACGCGGCCACCCACGACATCGCGACGGGCCGGATGAACTCGCGCGTCGCCGCGGCCGGCGGACCGCCCGAGCTGCGCCGCCTCGCCCACTCCTTCAACGAGATGGCCGACAACGTCGAGGAGGTGCTGGAGCAGCAGCGGGCCTTCGTCGCGGACGCCTCCCACCAGTTGCGGAACCCGCTCGCCGCGCTGCTGCTGCGGATCGAGCTCCTCGCCCTCGAACTGCCCGAGGGCAATGCGGAGATCGCCTCCGTGCGGACCGAGGGCAAGCGCCTCGCCCAGGTCCTCGACGATCTGCTCGACCTGGCCCTCGCCGAGCACGCCTCCGCCGACCTGCGCCTGACGGACATCGGCGAACTCGCCGCCGAACGGGTCGACGCCTGGCGCCCGCTGGCGGACGAGAAGGGTGTGCGGCTCAGCGGCGACACCGGAGCCGTGACCGCGTGGGCCGATCCGATCGCGCTCTCCAGCGCCCTGGACGCGGTGATCGACAACGCGCTCAAGTTCACCCCGCAGGGAGAGTCGGTCACCGTCACGGTGGCGTCGGAGGGGGACACCTCCTGCATCGTCGTCGCCGACCGCGGGCCCGGTCTCACGGACGAGGAGCTGGCCCGCGTGGGCGACCGCTTCTGGCGCAGCGGACGCCACCAGAACGTCAAGGGCTCCGGGCTCGGGCTGTCGATCACCCGGGCCCTGCTCGCGGCGGGCGGCGGGTCGATCGGCTACGCCCGCAACGAGCCGCGCGGGCTGAAGGTGACCGTCACGGTGCCGCGCGACCCGGCGGGCTGAGCCGGGTCCCGGGGAGGGGCGTCCCGGCGGGCAGCGAGGCGAGTGGCGTCCTCGGTGACCGGTGGCCGATGAGGCCTCTCCGGCGGCAGGGGCCTCTCGGGCGGCGCCGGTTTTTCGGGCGGTGGCTCTCGGGCGGCGGTGGCCTCTCGGGGGTGGCCTCTCCGGCAGGCGTCCGCCGGGTACGCGCGCTACGGCTTCGCGGACCGGTAGTAGCGCCGCGCGCCCTCGTGCAGCGGCAGGGGTTCGGTGTACACGGCGGTGCGCAGGTCCACCAGCTGAGCCGGGTGCACGGTCTGGCCGATCCGGTCGCGGCTGTCGATCACGGCACGCGTGAACCCCTCGGTCAGCGCGGGATCCGCGCGGTCCGTGGTCACCAGCAGGTTGGCGACCGCCACCGTGGGCACCGGGACGCCGCCCTGGGCCGCGAGGTACGCGTCGGCCGGCATGACCGCGGAGCGGTAGTAGCTGGTGGAACCGCCGGTGGCGTGGATCCTGCCGACGAGTTCCGGCTCCAGCGGGACCAGCCGGATCTCGAACCGCTCGGAGAGCTCGCGCACGGTGGTCGTGGGCAGTCCGCCCGACCAGAAGAAGGCGTCCAGGCCGCCGGTCTCCAGCCGTCCGGGCATCGAGTCGATGCCCGCGGGGACGGGGGTGATGTCGTTCCTCGGGTCCAGGCCCGCGGCCGTCATCAGCCGGTCGGCGACGAGCCTGACACCCGACCCGGGCTGCCCGACGCCCACCACCTTGCCGCGCAGGTCGGCCACCGACTTCACCGGCGAACTGCGCGGCACGATCAGGTGGACGTAGTCGTCGTAGAGGCGGGCGCAGCCCCGCAGCCGGTCCGCGCCCGGCAGGCCGTCCCGCTGGTACGTGGCCACGGCGTCCGCGGTGGCGATGGTGAAGTCCGCCTCCCCGGAGGCCAGGCGCGCGAGGTTCTGCTGCGAGCCCTCACTGGTCCGCAGCTCTATCCCGACGCCGGGCATCTCCTCGGTCAGCGCCTTCTCCAGCAGCACTCCGTACCGCTGGTAGACGCCGCTGCGTGAGCCGGTGCTGAAGGTCAGCTCCCCGCTCGGCGAGGTACGGCCGAAAGGAACCAGCCACCACGCCAGCAGGCCCAGCACGACCAGAACGGCCGCCGCGGCCCCGAGGGCCCGGCGTCGGCTGGCGCTCGGCATGCCCGGGAACATGGCGCGATCCTGCCAGGTCACCCGCCGTGCTGGCCAGGCCCCCCGGAAGCGGAGGCCCGCCGCGGCGTGTCCGCCCGGCGGGAGCGTCCGGCGGGAGGCGTCCGGCCCGGCGCGGCACCGCGGGCCGACCCCGTACCCTGGTGGGCGCGATGAGTGCGAAAACTTACGAGGTGCGCACCTACGGGTGCCAGATGAACGTCCACGACTCCGAGCGCCTCTCCGGCCTGCTGGAGGATGCCGGTTACGTGCGCGCGCCCGAGGGTGCCGACGGCGACGCGGATGTCGTCGTCTTCAACACCTGCGCGGTACGGGAGAACGCCGACAACAAGCTGTACGGCAATCTCGGCCGCCTCGCGCCCATGAAGACGCGGCGCCCCGGCATGCAGATCGCCGTCGGCGGCTGCCTCGCCCAGAAGGACCGCGACACGATCGTCACCAGGGCGCCCTGGGTCGATGTCGTCTTCGGCACGCACAACATCGGCAAGCTCCCCGTGCTGCTCGAGCGCGCCCGCGTCCAGGAGGAGGCGCAGGTCGAGATCGCCGAGTCGCTGGAGGCGTTCCCGTCCACGCTGCCGACCCGCCGCGAGTCGGCCTACGCGGCCTGGGTGTCGATCTCGGTCGGCTGCAACAACACCTGCACCTTCTGCATCGTCCCCGCCCTGCGCGGCAAGGAGAAGGACCGCAGGCCGGGCGACATCCTCGCCGAGATCGAGGCACTGGTCGCCGAGGGCGTCTCGGAGATCACCCTCCTCGGCCAGAACGTCAACGCCTACGGCTCGGACATCGGCGACCGTGAGGCCTTCAGCAAGCTGCTGCGCGCCTGCGGGGGCATCGAGGGCCTGGAGCGGGTCCGCTTCACCTCGCCGCACCCGCGGGACTTCACCGACGACGTGATCGCGGCCATGGCCGAGACGCCGAACGTGATGCCCCAGCTCCACATGCCGCTCCAGTCCGGCTCCGACACGGTGCTCAAGGCGATGCGCCGCTCCTACCGGCAGGAGCGTTTCCTCGGGATCATCGAGAAGGTGCGCGCCGCGATCCCGCACGCCGCGATCTCGACGGACATCATCGTGGGCTTCCCCGGCGAGAGCGAGGAGGACTTCGAACAGACGATGCACACCGTCCGCGAGGCCCGCTTCGCGAACGCCTTCACCTTCCAGTACTCCAAGCGCCCCGGCACGCCCGCGGCGACCATGGACGGCCAGATCCCGAAGGAGGTCGTCCAGGAGCGGTACATGCGCCTGGTCGCGCTCCAGGAGGAGATCTCCTGGGCGGAGAACAAGAAGCAGGTCGGCCGCACGCTGGAGGTCATGGTCGCGGAGGGCGAGGGCCGTAAGGACGGCGCCACGCACCGGCTCTCCGGCCGCGCCCCCGACAACCGGCTCGTCCACTTCACCAAGCCCGCCGCCGGGGTCCGCCCCGGCGACGTGGTCACGGTCGAGATCACGTACGCGGCCCCGCACCACCTGCTCGCCGAGGGGGACGTGCACTCCGTCCGGCGCACCCGGGCCGGCGACGCGTGGGAGAAGCGCAACGCGGCCGAGGCCGCCAAGCCCGCCGGGGTGATGCTGGGGTTGCCCGGCATCGGCGCGCCCGCGCCGCTTCCGGCGGCTGCCGCTCCGGGGTGCGGCTGCGACTGACGGCGGTGGCGGCCGTGGGCCGTGCCTGACGTCGGTGGTCGCTGCTGCGGGGTGCCTGGCTCCGACTCCTGGGCGGGCCGCGCGCACGCGGCTGCCGCCCCCTGCCGGGGGCACGGGGGCCGGGGGCCGCGCCTCTTGCGGCGGCTGCCGCCCCGGGGTGCGGCTGCGACTGCCCCCGGTCGCGTCCCGGGCCGGGTGCGGACACCCCGGCCGTCCGCGCGTCTGGTCCGCGGGGTCACGGACTAGGCTGCCGATCATGCTTGTCGCCGCCGCCGTGTCCCCCTGCCCTCCGCTGCTCGTCCCCGAGGTCGCCGCCGGCGCCGCACCGGAGCTGGACGCCGCCCGGCGGGCGTCCTCCGACGCCGTGGGCCTGCTCGCGGCGGCCCGCCCGGACCTCCTCCTGGTGGTCGGGCCCTCGGACGGCGAGGGCGGCGGCGCGTACCCGCCGGGCAGCGGCGGATCTTTCCGCGGCTTCGGCGTGGACACCGCCGTGCGGCTCGGGCACGGCCGGGGCGGCGGACGCGAACTGCCGCCCTCCCTCGCCGTCGGCGCCTGGCTGCTGACCCGTGCGCACTGGGCCGCCTGCCCGGTCGAGGGGCTGGCGGTCGAGGACGCGCTGACCGCCGCGGAGTGCGCCGCCGCGGGCCGTGCCGCGGCCGGGCGGGCCGGACGGGTCGCGCTGCTGGTGATGGGCGACGGCAGCGCCTGCAGGACCCTCAAGGCCCCCGGCTACCTCGACGAACGCGCGGCAGACTTCGACCGCGAGGCCGCGCGGGCCCTCGGATCCGCCGACACTGCGGCGCTGGGCGCTCTGGACGCGACGCTCGCGCGGGAGCTGAAGGCCGCGGGCCGGGCTCCCTGGCAGGTGCTCGCCGGAGCGGCGGAGGACGGCGGACTCCAGGGCCGGCTGCTGTTCGACGACGCCCCGTACGGCGTCGGGTACATGGTCGCCGCCTGGTCCTGACCGGCTGCGCCGGCCGACGGCCGCGGGGGACGCGGAGCGTGCGCCCGGCCCCGCGGCCACGGTCCGGTGATCAGGGTGCCGTGATCAGGGTGCGGGCGGGCCTGCGGCTCCGCCGTCCTCGCGGTGCGCGATGCGGCCGAGGGCCTCCTTGGCCTTGCCCGTGCCCGTCTCGATCCGCCGGCTGTACTTGCCCCTGGTCCTGTCGTCGACGGTCCTCGCGGCCTTGTCCAGACCGTGCCCGATCCTGTCCTCGTGCTGCCGGGCGAGCCCGGCGACCTTCTCCCCGGCGGGAGCGAGCCTGGCCTTCACGGTGTCCAGGAATCCCATGACACACCTTCCCTCCGGGCCGTCCGGCGGCCGCCGGACGGCCGTCGCCGGGTGGCACTCACGCGCGGACGCCCTCGCCGGTCCCGCTCTCCGCGGCCTCGGCGGACGCCTGCTGCCGCGGAATCCCCGTCGCGGCGGTGCCGGTGTCCGACCCGCCGTCCGGCACGCCGTCCTCGCCCGGTGCGGCCGGTGCGGCCGGTGCGGTGCCCGCTGGTTGCGCGTCCGCGGCCTCGGACGCGTCCCCGGACACGCCCGCGGACGCGGCGCCTGCCGGGGGTGCGGCCGTCTCCGCGGCGGGGGCTGCCGTTTCCGGCGTCTCGGCGGGTGCGGTGGACTTGCCGCGGAACCAAGAGAAAACGCCCATTTCTGCCTCCAAAGCCTACTCGGTGGGTGAGGTCGCGCGGTGCCGCGCGGGGTCGCCCCGTGCCCGGGGCGCCCGGTGCGTGCACGGCCTCGCACCGGGCAACGACGCCCGACGCGGCCCGTCACCTCGCTCGTTCGGGTTCGCGCCGGGAGGTTTGCGAGACTGGGGCGGTGAGAAGTGCAGCCCCCGCCCCGCGGGTCATCGCCGTCGTCGGCCCCACCGCGGCCGGAAAGTCCGATCTGGGTGTTTTCCTCGCCCAGCAACTGGACGGCGAAGTCGTCAACGCCGACTCCATGCAGCTCTACCGGGGGATGGACATCGGCACCGCCAAGCTGACGCTCGAGGAGCGCGACGGCGTCCCCCACCACCTGCTGGACATCTGGGACGTCACCGAGGCGGCCAGCGTCGCCGAGTACCAGCGCCTCGCGCGCGCCGAGATCGACCGGCTGCTGGCCGAGGGGCGCACGCCGGTCCTGGTCGGCGGATCCGGGCTGTACGTCCGCGGGGCCGTCGACGCCCTGGAGTTCCCCGGCACCGACCCCGCCGTGCGCGCGCGCCTGGAGGAGGAACTGGAGCTCCACGGCCCCGGCGCGCTGCACGCCCGCCTCGCCGCCGCCGACCCGCCGGCGGCCGCGGCGATCCTGCCGGGCAACGGGCGCCGCATCGTCAGGGCGCTGGAGGTCATCGAGATCACCGGCCGCCCCTTCACCGCGAACCTCCCCGGACACGAATCCGTGTACGACACCGTGCAGATCGGTGTGGACGTGGGGCGGCCGGAGCTGGACGCCCGCATCGCGGCGCGCGTGGACCGGATGTGGGAGGCCGGGCTCGTCGAGGAGGTCCGGCGGCTGGAGGCCGGCGGGCTGCGCCGGGGGCGGACCGCCTCGCGCGCGCTCGGCTACCAGCAGGTGCTCGCCGCGCTCGCCGGGGAGTGCACCGACCAGCAGGCGCGCGAGGACACCGTGCGCACCACGAAGCGGTTCGCGCGGCGCCAGGACTCGTGGTTCCGCCGCGACCCGCGGGTGCGGTGGCTGAGCGGCGCGGCGGACGACCGCGCGGAACTTCCGCGCCGTGCGCTGTCGTTGATCGAACGAGCGGTCACAGCCTGATCACGTGATGGCATCGGGATGCTCCGGCCGTCATTTCGGCCTCGGGAGCGTGCCATCATCGAGCATCGATCGACTGTCGAGTGCGAGTGGGGAGGGCACGTGGCGATGGAGGCCGGCCCTCGCGACACCGAACGGGAACACCGGGACGCCGACGAGACCGCGCCCGCCCTGAACCCGGACGGTCCCGACGAACAGGCCATGCTCACGGACGAGGTCGAGGTCGTCGAACTCCGCCCCCAGCGGCGGCTGCGGATCTGGCAGCTCGCCCCCATCGTGGGACTCGGCGCGCTCGGCTCGCTGATGTTCGCCTTCCCGCTCGCCTTCGGCACCGGTGACGGCGGTGCCGTCGTCGCCATGCTCGGCCTGCTGATCAGCTGCTGTGCCGCGGGCTGGGGCGTCATGGCGGCGAGCCGGGTCGGACACACCTGGCCGGGGCTGCCCGGCCGCGGCACGGGCGACCGCCCCGACTGGCGCGTCCTCGTCCTCTACGTGGGCGTGGCCGCCCTGCTGGTCGCGCTCGCCGTCTGGCGCGTCGCCCGGCTCCGCTGACCGGCGGCACCCGCCCGGGCGACCTGCGCGACCTCGTACGATGGGTCCCGTGACCACTGCGCAGACCTCGGGCGTCGCCTTCCTCAAGGGCCACGGCACCGAGAACGACTTCGTGATCGTCCCCGACCCGGACAACGCCGTCGAGCTGTCCGCCGAGGCCGTCACCCGGCTGTGCGACCGCCGGGCCGGCATCGGCGCCGACGGGGTGCTCCACGTGGTGCGCTCCGCCGCCCACCCGGACGCCCGGCACATGGCGGACGAGGCCGAGTGGTTCATGGACTACCGCAACTCCGACGGTTCCGTCGCGGAGATGTGCGGCAACGGAGTCCGGGTCTTCGCCCGGTACCTCCAGCGCGCCGGTCACGCCGAGGCCGGCGAGATCGCCGTCGCCACCCGCGGCGGCGTCAAGAACGTGCACATCGCCAAGCCCGGCCCGGGATCCGACGAGGGCCAGGTCACCGTCTCCATGGGACGCCCGGTGCTGCCCGCCGCGAGCGTGACCGTCACCGTCGGCGCGCGCAGCTGGCCCGCGGTCAACGTCGACATGGGCAACCCCCACGCGGTCGCCTTCGTCGACGATCTCGACCACGCGGGCACGCTGTACGAGGCGCCCGCGTACGGCCCCGCCGCGGTCTACCCGCGCGGGGTCAACGTCGAGTTCGTCGCCGACCGCGGCGAGCGGCACGTCGCCATGCGGGTCCACGAGCGCGGGTCCGGCGAGACCCGCTCCTGCGGCACGGGCGCCTGCGCCGTCGCCGTGGCCGCGGCCCGCAGGGACGGCGCCGACCCCGCGGTGACGGGTGCGCCGGTCACGTACACCGTGGACCTGCCGGGCGGCACGCTGGTCATCACCGAGCGGCCGGACGGCGTCGTCGAGATGTCCGGCCCCGCGGTCATCGTCGCCGAGGGCCGCATCGCACCGGAGCTGCTCGAACCCCGTTCGTAGCGGCGTCCGTTCGGCCCGGGGGACCGGGCCGGACGGAATCCCGCCGGGGATCGCTCGAATGGGTGATCCGTTTCACGCTGGGCGAGAGCGGGACTTCACCGCGTGGTGGGGTCGGTAGCATCAAGCACCGGCCCGGGAGGCGAGACCCGATCCTTCCCCACCGCCGGTCGAAGCCGCCGGAGGTGCCCCATGAGTGCAGAGGCCGCCGATACAGGTGCCCACAGCCGCCGGCGCGGCCGCCCGAGGATCGACCTCCGCAGGCTGGGCCGCGCCGCACTGATGGGCCCGGCCGGACGTGACCGGCTGCCCGACGCGATCGGCCATGTCGTCGACGCCCACCGGGCCCACCACCCGGACGCGCGGCTCGCGGAGCTGCACCGGGCGTACGTGCTGGCCGAGTCGTCCCACCGCGGGCAGTTCCGCAAGAGCGGCGAGCCGTACATCACGCACCCGCTCGCCGTGACCCTGATCCTCGCCGAACTGGGCGCCGAGACCACGACCTTGATCGCCTCCCTGCTCCACGACACCGTCGAGGACACCGAGGTGACGCTCGATCAGGTCAGGACGGAGTTCGGCGCCGAGGTCGCGTACATCGTGGACGGCGTCACCAAGCTGGAGAAGGTCGACTACGGGGCGGCGGCCGAGCCGGAGACGTTCCGCAAGATGCTCGTCGCCACCGGCAACGACGTACGCGTCATGTCGATCAAGCTCGCCGACCGGCTGCACAACATGCGCACCCTCGGCGTGATGCGCCCCGAGAAGCAGGCCCGGATCGCCAAGGTCACCCGGGACGTCCTCATCCCGCTCGCCGAACGGCTGGGCGTGCAGGCGCTGAAGACCGAGCTGGAGGATCTGGTCTTCGCCATCCTCCACCCCGGGGAGTACGAGCGCACGCGCGCCCTGATCGCCGAGAACTCGGGCGCCTGCACCGCGCTGGAGGCCATCGCCGAGGAATTCCGCAAAGTACTCCGGGAGGCCGGCATCGGAGCCGAAGTGCTCATCAGACCGCGGCACTTCGTCTCCGTCCACCGGGTCTGCCTCAAACGCGCCGAGCTGCGCAGCACCGACTTCGCGAGGCTGCTCGTCCTGGTCGGCGACGACGCCGACTGCTACGCCGTCCTCGGCGAACTGCACACCTGCTTCACCCCGGTGATCTCCGAGTTCAAGGACTTCATCGCCGCCCCCAAGTTCAACCTGTACCAGTCGCTGCACACCGCCGTGGCGGGCCCCGACGGCGCCGTCGCCGAAGTCCTCATCCGCACCCGGCAGATGCACAAGGTGGCCGAGGCCGGCGTGGTCGCCCTCGGCAACCCGTACCCCGCGGCGACCGACGGCACCGAACCGCCGGAGGACGGCGAGCGCGCCGACCCGACGCGCCCGGGCTGGCTGTCGCGGCTGCTGGAATGGCAGCAGTCCACACCGGACCCGGACACCTTCTGGACCTCGCTGCGGGCCGATCTCGCGCAGGACAAGGAGATCACCGTCTTCCGCGCCGACGGCCGCGCGCTCGGCCTGCCGGCCGGGGCCAGCTGCGTGGACGCCGCCTACGCCCAGTACGGCGACCGGGCGCACACCTCCATCGGCGCCCGCGTCAACGGGCGGCTCGCCACGCTGAGCACCCAGCTCGAGGACGGCGACACGGTGCATGTGCTGCTGGCGCAGGACGCCGCCTCGGGCCCCTCGTCCGACTGGCTCGACCACGTCCGCACGCCCGCCGCGCGCATCGCCATCAGCAGCTGGCTCGACGCCCACCCGGAGGGCGCCGGCGCCCAGGACTCCGCCCCGCGCCGGCCGAAGCAGCGCACCGCCGACAGGCGGGCGTCGGCCAACGCGCTGGTGGACCGGCCCGGCGCCACCGTACGGCTCGCCGGCTGCTGTACGCCGGTTCCCCCCGACACCGTGACGGGCATCCCGGTGCGCGGCGGGGCGGTGACCGTCCACCGGCGCGAGTGTCCGGCCGTCGCCCGCATGGAGAGCGCCGGCCGCGTCCCGGTCGAGGTGCGCTGGGGCGACGCCCCCGGGTGCCGGGTCACCCTCGTCGCCGAGTCGTTCGGCCGGCCGCGCCTGCTCGCCGACCTCACCGAGGCGATCGCCGCCGAGGGCGCGGCGGTGGTGTCCGCCACCGTGGAACCGCCCACCCAGCAGCGGGTGCGCCACACCTACACCCTCCAACTCCCGGACGCCGCCGGACTTCCCGCCCTGATGCGCGCCATGCGCGACGTCCCCGGGGTGTACGACGTCAGCCGCACACAGCATCCGGCGGCGAGCGGCTGATCTCTTTCGGGTGGGGTACGCGGCTCGCGGCGCGTGCCCGTCGGCGGTGGCCGTCCGCGCTGGTAGCGGTAGCACATGCTGCACACTCCCCGGCGCCGACTGCGCGCCGTCCTGCTCGCCGCCGCCTCGGCGACCCTCGTGGCCGCGACGCTGCCCGAGCCGACGGCCCTCGGGATCGGCGACCGCCTCTTCCCCGAGCTGGGCAATCCCGGCTACGACGTCATCGCGTACGACATCGCCCTCGCCTACCGGGGCGCCAACGACGTGCCGCTGGACGCCGTCACGACCATCGACGCGATGGCCGGCCGGCGGCTGGAGCGCGTCAACCTCGACTTCACCCACGGCACCGTCCGCTCGGTGCGCGTCAACGGCGCCCCCGCCGAGTTCGCGAGCGCGGGCGAGGACCTGGTGGTGCGGCCGGCGACCGCCCTGGCCGCGGGCTCCCGGATGGAGATCGCGGTCGAGCACACCAGCGACCCGCGCGGCCCCGCGTCCGCCGGCGGCTGGGTGCGCACCGGCGACGGCCTGGTCATGGCCAACCAGGCGGACGCGGCGCACCGGGTCTTCCCGTGCAACGACCACCCCTCCGACAAGGCGTACTTCACCTTCCGGGTGACCGCGCCCGAGGACGTCACGGTCGTCGCCAACGGCAGGCGCGTCTCGCGCACGGACCGGGGCACCGACGCGGCGTGGGTCTACCGCACGGGGCAGCCGATGGCCACCGAGCTCGCCCAGGTCGC
It encodes the following:
- a CDS encoding RelA/SpoT family protein, whose protein sequence is MSAEAADTGAHSRRRGRPRIDLRRLGRAALMGPAGRDRLPDAIGHVVDAHRAHHPDARLAELHRAYVLAESSHRGQFRKSGEPYITHPLAVTLILAELGAETTTLIASLLHDTVEDTEVTLDQVRTEFGAEVAYIVDGVTKLEKVDYGAAAEPETFRKMLVATGNDVRVMSIKLADRLHNMRTLGVMRPEKQARIAKVTRDVLIPLAERLGVQALKTELEDLVFAILHPGEYERTRALIAENSGACTALEAIAEEFRKVLREAGIGAEVLIRPRHFVSVHRVCLKRAELRSTDFARLLVLVGDDADCYAVLGELHTCFTPVISEFKDFIAAPKFNLYQSLHTAVAGPDGAVAEVLIRTRQMHKVAEAGVVALGNPYPAATDGTEPPEDGERADPTRPGWLSRLLEWQQSTPDPDTFWTSLRADLAQDKEITVFRADGRALGLPAGASCVDAAYAQYGDRAHTSIGARVNGRLATLSTQLEDGDTVHVLLAQDAASGPSSDWLDHVRTPAARIAISSWLDAHPEGAGAQDSAPRRPKQRTADRRASANALVDRPGATVRLAGCCTPVPPDTVTGIPVRGGAVTVHRRECPAVARMESAGRVPVEVRWGDAPGCRVTLVAESFGRPRLLADLTEAIAAEGAAVVSATVEPPTQQRVRHTYTLQLPDAAGLPALMRAMRDVPGVYDVSRTQHPAASG